A section of the Cololabis saira isolate AMF1-May2022 chromosome 16, fColSai1.1, whole genome shotgun sequence genome encodes:
- the si:ch211-168d23.3 gene encoding BRD4-interacting chromatin-remodeling complex-associated protein → MEDEDGTCLLDVLCDPQALNDFLHGTSELQPEDLLISSSSGETSLFPDAASPVSLLGGAGGDSPDTPPPGCVDLSFLEEALLSSPEAAEEPGAGRAGAPAEGGVGEAEEEEEAAAAVACDILQQSLQEAEITEQTMALEAGLTQPEDSLSLYSPAPLLPPPPAPAPFLPKPVTLPTQAAVEPPQPSLLAVGPGCPSLKPAAPPQLMGLLPGNVFPAAPPDASFSQGSSMIIHKAVPGAGGRPVITQTLRMAAAAPPGLVLQRGPLPIQPKLPRLVQISPKPPGQKPPAGLTFVPRTASSNLLLPPGPGQKAAGAAAPGAAPLPKPVSLQLVNQGGSFLLQPQGLFQGQNQFLLPGQSPVTISQPARAAQSHHGAAFHRGQLVDGPQILTVPQRQLNFGPVFTTPAGQLALRQATVLSGPLQLQSAPAAVFQMGAYAAGGPGPRATLVHGPALANHITLINSSGVLPPDLTSISIVNGPPVVQGLPFAAQAPPPPPAPPPPAVVPEGALSLQQASVVLLPDRAAQEETTSSEETFQQLQQPFGQVVQQVPVRPVPTGPQSSAPPVVSVLQRPPELPAVEMPKLLLPPADLSPAVEEVTRSRGRNQAFMQHLQQEALSPLPSELLVGTLPAVPMEPLMSPGLSDGESQPTDVAADAQDAVASPSDRRVEVSPPRSDPEDEPLICSPARIQDAAESTPASVTFSPPAGPPTALLGPECSPPPPPSCVQPQVKFHVSPELQPSQTCDQSQAATPVQFQVSPPRPSSLGPAHSSPSVPPLQQQLDPAAVLVSTGGDESAAQQHTHNQPAAALVVEDEAFALAVLPPSPAASLQTGPRADTEPAGRLDIQSEEKPTPAARRHRFQQQFCSDHAAVQNPITSPAFATLKDAVRHLLPFHTCAGHLPTQDHFTSVDQEFDTVSGFLLKRTKDMVNKYRQLLVRETQQESPSAEMVMLERLFLQAERYTLAEERRRARRDPETFHAALTSSAPPPHLCDPTHPSGPAPCPSGPAHPSGPTHPGGPAHCPSGPSHSPSSPPAWTRLSSRPPGLRTYRSSSRGALRLTIKQESGSRKVVHNSACDPGLKRDHTGQLTNGGGGAADQRPPLTPNGDPGHSRHDEVSNGALNGSSPDLSPGSKTRPPDPPRRDGCFGAPPRDASAPKLRCYRREALTPPLQEDHVLSEHLQSAIDSILELQRLQGPLTAPGRPAGPARPAPGPSLDQAVTSILEGQL, encoded by the exons ATGGAGGATGAAGATGGGACTTGTTTACTTGACGTTTTGTG CGACCCCCAAGCCCTGAACGACTTCCTTCATGGGACCAGTGAG CTGCAGCCCGAGGACCTgctcatctcctcctcctccggggAAACCTCCCTCTTCCCTGATGCCGCG aGTCCCGTCTCCCTGCTGGGCGGCGCCGGCGGGGACTCCCCGGACACGCCCCCGCCCGGCTGCGTGGACCTGTCCTTCCTGGAGGAGGCCCTGCTGTCGTCCCCGGAGGCCGCGGAGGAGCCGGGGGCCGGGCGGGCCGGGGCCCCTGCCgagggaggggtgggggaggcggaggaggaggaggaggcggcggcggcggtggcCTGCGACATACTGCAGCAGAGCCTGCAGGAGGCGGAGATCACCGAGCAGACCATGGCCCTGGAGGCGGGGCTGACGCAGCCGGAGGACAGCCTGTCGCTGTACTCGCCCGCCCCCCTGCTGCCCCCCCCGCCGGCCCCGGCGCCGTTCTTACCCAAACCCGTGACCTTACCCACCCAGGCGGCGGTGGAGCCCCCCCAGCCCTCGCTGCTGGCCGTCGGACCCGGGTGCCCCTCCCTGAAGCCGGCGGCCCCCCCACAGCTGATGGGCCTCCTGCCCGGGAACGTGTTTCCCGCCGCCCCCCCGGACGCCTCCTTCTCCCAGGGCTCCAGCATGATTATCCACAAGGCCGTGCCCGGCGCCGGCGGACGCCCCGTCATCACCCAGACCCTGAGGATGGCGGCGGCGGCGCCGCCCGGCCTCGTCCTGCAGCGCGGCCCCCTCCCCATCCAGCCCAAGCTTCCCCGACTGGTTCAGATCAGCCCCAAACCCCCCGGGCAGAAGCCCCCCGCCGGTCTCACGTTTGTGCCCCGGACCGCCTCGTCAAACCTCCTACTCCCCCCGGGGCCGGGCCAGAAGGCGGCAGGGgcggcggctccgggggcggCGCCGCTACCGAAGCCGGTCAGCCTGCAGCTGGTAAACCAGGGCGGCTCCTTCCTGCTGCAGCCTCAGGGACTCTTCCAGGGCCAGAACCAGTTCCTgctcccgggccagtcccccgTCACCATCTCCCAGCCCGCCAGGGCGGCCCAGAGTCACCACGGCGCCGCCTTCCACCGGGGGCAGCTGGTGGACGGCCCCCAGATCCTGACCGTCCCCCAGCGGCAGCTGAACTTCGGCCCGGTGTTCACCACGCCGGCCGGGCAGCTCGCCCTCCGCCAGGCCACCGTCCTGTCGGGGCCGCTGCAGCTGCAGTCGGCCCCCGCCGCCGTCTTCCAGATGGGTGCGTACGCCGCGGGAGGccccggcccgcgggccacactggtccacggccccgccctcGCCAACCACATCACCCTGATCAACAGCTCGGGGGTGCTGCCCCCGGATCTCACCTCCATCTCCATCGTCAACGGCCCACCGGTGGTGCAGGGGCTGCCCTTCGCAgcccaggccccgcccccgcctccggccccgccccctccggcggtggtcccagAAGGAGCGCTGAGCCTCCAGcaggcctccgtggttctgctcCCGGACCGGGCCGCCCAGGAGGAGACGACCAGCTCGGAGGAAACGTTCCAGCAGCTTCAGCAG CCCTTTGGTCAGGTGGTCCAGCAGGTCCCGGTCCGGCCCGTCCCCACCGGGCCCCAGTCCTCGGCCCCCCCGGTGGTCTCCGTCCTCCAGCGCCCCCCCGAGCTGCCGGCCGTGGAGATGCCCAAACTGCTGCTGCCCCCAGCAGACCTCAGCCCGGCGGTGGAGGAGGTGACCCGGTCCAGGGGTCGGAACCAGGCCTTTATGCAACACCTGCAACAG GAAGCTCTTAGTCCCCTTCCCTCGGAGCTGCTGGTGGGAACGCTGCCGGCGGTGCCGATGGAGCCGCTCATGTCCCCGGGCCTCAGCGATGGGGAGAGCCAGCCTACGGATGTTGCGGCCGACGCTCAGGACGCCGTCGCCTCACCGTCAGACCGGCGCGTTGAAGTTTCTCCTCCTCGCTCCGACCCCGAGGACGAGCCGCTGATCTGCTC tcctGCCCGGATTCAGGATGCTGCAGAGTCGACACCGGCATCGGTGACGTTCTCCCCTCCAGCCGGGCCTCCAACGGCTCTGCTCGGACCCGAGTgctcgccgccgccgccgccgtccTGCGTCCAGCCTCAGGTCAAGTTCCACGTCTCTCCTGAGCTCCAACCCTCCCAGACCTGTGACCAGTCCCAGGCTGCGACGCCGGTCCAGTTCCAGGTTTCCCCGCCTCGGCCCTCGAGCCTCGGCCCGGCCCACAGCAGCCCCTCGGTGCCtcccctgcagcagcagctcgacCCCGCGGCCGTCCTCGTTTCCACGGGAGGAGACGAGTCCGCCGCccagcagcacacacacaacC AGCCAGCAGCTGCCTTGGTCGTGGAGGACGAAGCCTTTGCTCTCGCCGTCCTCCCCCCGTCTCCTGCCGCGTCCCTCCAGACGGGCCCGCGGGCCGACACCGAG CCGGCAGGTCGTCTGGACATCCAGAGCGAGGAGAAGCCGACACCAGCAGCACGCCGTCACAG ATTCCAGCAGCAGTTCTGTTCGGACCACGCAGCCGTGCAGAACCCGATCACCAGCCCGGCCTTCGCCACCCtgaaggatgccgtcagacacCTGCTGCCGTTCCACACCTGCGCCGGACACCTGCCCACGCAGGACCACTTCACCTCAG TGGACCAGGAGTTTGACACCGTGTCCGGGTTCCTGCTGAAGCGGACCAAGGACATGGTCAACAAGTACCGGCAGCTACTAGTGAGGGAGACGCAG CAGGAGAGTCCGTCAGCGGAGATGGTGATGCTGGAGCGTCTCTTCCTCCAGGCGGAGCGCTACACTCTGGCGGAGGAGCGACGGCGAGCTCGCAGAGACCCAG AAACCTTCCACGCAGCGTTGACGTcgtcggccccgcccccccacctGTGTGACCCCACCCacccctctggccccgccccatGCCCGTCTGGCCCCGCCCACCCATCAGGCCCCACCCACCCCGGTGGCCCCGCCCACTGCCCCTCTGGCCCCTCCCACAGCCCCTCGTCCCCCCCGGCCTGGACTCGTCTGTCCTCCCGGCCGCCGGGGCTCAGGACGTACCGCTCCAGCTCCCGCGGTGCTCTCAGACTCACCATCAAGCAGGAGTCCGGCTCCCGCAAGGTCGTCCATAACTCGGCCTGCGACCCGGGACTCAAGAGGGACCACACGGGTCAGCTGACCAacggcggcggcggcgccgCGGACCAGCGCCCCCCTCTCACGCCTAACGGAGACCCCGGACACTCCCGGCACGACGAGGTCTCCAACGGCGCTCTGAACGGCAGCTCCCCGGACCTGAGTCCCGGGTCCAAAACCAGACCCCCGGACCCGCCCCGTAGGGACGGCTGCTTCGGCGCGCCACCGCGGGACGCCAGCGCCCCCAAACTGAGGTGTTACCGGCGGGAGGCGTTGACGCCGCCGCTCCAGGAGGACCACGTGCTCAGCGAACACTTACAGAGCGCCATCGACAGCATCCTGGAGCTGCAGCGGCTACAGGGCCCGCTAACGGCACCGGGGAGGCCCGCGGGGCCGGCCAGGCCCGCGCCGGGCCCGTCACTGGACCAGGCCGTCACCAGCATCCTGGAGGGACAGCTGTAG